A DNA window from Haloactinospora alba contains the following coding sequences:
- the ahcY gene encoding adenosylhomocysteinase, producing MAFDYKVADLSLAELGRKEIKLAEHEMPGLMATRAEYGASKPLKGAKIMGSLHMTVQTAVLIETLVELGAEVRWVSCNIFSTQDQAAAAVVVGPNGTPDNPQGVPVFAWKGETLEEYWECTETALTWPGGDGPNMILDDGGDATTLVHKGVEFERAGAVPQPTADDPDEFKVVLERLRNSLAKDPQKWTKIASKIKGVTEETTTGVHRLYEMYRSDELLFPAINVNDSVTKSKFDNKYGCRHSLIDGINRATDVLIGGKVALVAGFGDVGKGSAESLRGQGCRVLVSEIDPINALQAAMEGYEVTTVEDAVEIADIFVTTTGNFNIFTAEHMKRMKHNAIVGNIGHFDNEIDMAGLENIPGIKKTEIKPQVHEYAFPDGHSVLVLSEGRLLNLGNATGHPSFVMSNSFTNQTIAQIELFTKTSEYPTGVYMLPKLLDEKVARLHLDALGVKLTELTKEQAAYIGVDVAGPYKPEHYRY from the coding sequence ATGGCATTCGACTACAAAGTCGCCGACCTGTCCCTGGCTGAGCTCGGTCGCAAGGAGATCAAGCTCGCCGAGCACGAGATGCCGGGCCTCATGGCCACCCGTGCCGAGTACGGCGCATCCAAGCCCCTCAAGGGCGCCAAGATCATGGGCTCGCTGCACATGACGGTGCAGACCGCCGTCCTGATCGAGACCCTCGTTGAGCTGGGCGCCGAGGTCCGGTGGGTCAGCTGCAACATCTTCTCCACCCAGGACCAGGCGGCCGCGGCGGTTGTCGTCGGCCCGAACGGAACCCCGGACAACCCGCAGGGTGTCCCGGTGTTCGCCTGGAAGGGCGAGACCCTGGAGGAGTACTGGGAGTGCACCGAGACGGCGCTGACCTGGCCCGGCGGTGACGGTCCCAACATGATCCTGGATGACGGCGGCGACGCCACCACGCTCGTCCACAAGGGCGTGGAGTTCGAGCGCGCCGGCGCTGTTCCCCAGCCGACCGCCGACGACCCTGACGAGTTCAAGGTCGTTCTGGAGCGGCTGCGCAACAGCCTGGCCAAGGACCCGCAGAAGTGGACCAAGATCGCGTCCAAGATCAAGGGCGTGACCGAGGAGACCACCACCGGTGTCCACCGCCTGTACGAGATGTACCGCAGTGACGAGCTGCTCTTCCCGGCGATCAACGTCAACGACTCGGTCACCAAGAGCAAGTTCGACAACAAGTACGGGTGCCGTCACTCCCTCATCGACGGCATCAACCGCGCCACCGATGTCCTCATCGGTGGCAAGGTCGCCCTCGTCGCCGGCTTCGGTGACGTCGGCAAGGGCAGCGCCGAGTCGCTGCGCGGCCAGGGCTGCCGCGTGCTGGTCAGCGAGATCGACCCGATCAACGCGCTGCAGGCCGCGATGGAGGGTTACGAGGTCACGACGGTGGAGGACGCCGTCGAGATCGCCGACATCTTCGTCACCACGACCGGCAACTTCAACATCTTCACCGCTGAGCACATGAAGCGGATGAAGCACAACGCCATTGTCGGCAACATCGGTCACTTCGACAACGAGATCGACATGGCCGGCCTGGAGAACATCCCGGGCATCAAGAAGACCGAGATCAAGCCGCAGGTGCACGAGTACGCCTTCCCGGACGGCCACAGCGTTCTGGTGCTGTCCGAGGGCCGGCTGCTCAACCTGGGCAACGCCACGGGCCACCCGAGCTTCGTCATGTCGAACAGCTTCACGAACCAGACGATCGCCCAGATCGAGCTGTTCACCAAGACGAGCGAGTACCCCACCGGCGTCTACATGCTGCCGAAGCTCCTCGACGAGAAGGTCGCCCGCCTGCACCTCGACGCGCTCGGGGTGAAGCTGACCGAGCTCACCAAGGAGCAGGCCGCCTACATCGGTGTGGACGTCGCCGGGCCGTACAAGCCCGAGCACTACCGCTACTAG
- the ahcY gene encoding adenosylhomocysteinase produces MAVPHDVADLGLAQAGVRRIDWAERAMPALRRIRERFADQRPLAGVRIAACMHVTAETANALCTLRAGGADIALAASNPLSTQDDTAAALVAEYGVSVYARAGMDQVSYDRNLATVLEGSPHILLDDGCDLVNIVHRERPELLPGITGGCEQTTTGVIRLRQMGAEGVLQLPMVAVNDTATKRMFDNRYGTGQSTIDGIMRATNAMLAGRTLVVAGFGYCGRGLAERARGMGARVIVTEVDPVKALDAVMQGYTVLPMEQAAAEGDVLVTVTGNRDVIRAEHLAQLKDGAVLANSGHFDVEIDLNALESLAVEVRREVRPQTDEYVLADGRRIVLLAEGRLLNLGAAEGHPAAVMDTSFSVQALTVAWLVDNSDDLTPGVLDVPDPIDVDVAQLELDALGVGIDTLTPQQEDYLHSWRV; encoded by the coding sequence ATGGCAGTACCACATGATGTCGCGGACCTCGGCCTGGCCCAGGCCGGGGTCCGCCGTATCGACTGGGCCGAACGGGCCATGCCCGCGCTACGCCGCATCCGGGAACGGTTCGCCGACCAGCGGCCCCTGGCGGGTGTGCGCATCGCCGCCTGCATGCACGTCACGGCCGAAACGGCGAACGCGCTGTGCACGTTGCGCGCCGGCGGCGCCGACATCGCGCTGGCCGCGTCCAACCCCCTGTCGACCCAGGACGACACGGCCGCCGCGCTGGTGGCCGAGTACGGGGTCTCCGTGTACGCACGGGCCGGGATGGACCAGGTCAGCTACGACCGCAACCTCGCCACGGTTCTGGAGGGCTCCCCGCACATTCTCCTCGACGACGGGTGCGACCTGGTCAACATCGTGCACCGGGAACGACCGGAGCTGCTGCCCGGCATCACCGGCGGCTGCGAACAGACCACCACCGGTGTCATCCGGCTGCGCCAGATGGGGGCGGAAGGGGTACTGCAGCTCCCGATGGTCGCGGTCAACGACACCGCGACGAAGCGGATGTTCGACAACCGCTACGGGACCGGGCAGTCCACCATCGACGGCATCATGCGCGCCACGAACGCCATGCTGGCCGGCCGGACACTGGTCGTCGCCGGATTCGGCTACTGCGGCCGCGGCCTCGCCGAACGCGCCCGCGGCATGGGAGCCCGCGTCATCGTGACCGAGGTCGACCCCGTCAAGGCGCTGGACGCGGTGATGCAGGGCTACACCGTCCTGCCCATGGAACAGGCGGCGGCGGAGGGCGACGTGCTCGTCACCGTCACCGGCAACCGTGACGTGATACGCGCCGAGCACCTCGCCCAGCTCAAGGACGGCGCGGTCCTCGCGAACTCCGGACACTTCGACGTCGAGATCGACCTGAACGCGCTGGAGTCGCTCGCGGTCGAGGTGCGACGCGAGGTCCGTCCCCAGACCGACGAGTACGTGCTCGCCGACGGCCGGCGCATCGTCCTCCTCGCCGAGGGGCGACTGCTCAACCTCGGTGCGGCCGAGGGCCACCCGGCCGCGGTGATGGACACCTCGTTCTCCGTGCAGGCGCTCACCGTGGCCTGGCTCGTCGACAACAGCGACGACCTCACCCCGGGAGTGCTCGACGTTCCCGACCCCATCGACGTCGACGTGGCGCAGCTGGAACTCGACGCGCTCGGCGTCGGCATCGACACCCTCACACCCCAACAGGAGGACTACCTGCACTCCTGGCGCGTGTGA
- a CDS encoding RDD family protein — protein sequence MTHPGSHGYDEQTSLVTGEAVVLDLRPAGFATRMAALFCDVIVQLALLLGATFLTLWVSQGLDGAATAAVQIGLMVLILVGYPVAFETATRGRSLGKMALGLRVVGMDGSPERFRQALARALAAAVEIWTLSGILALLSSLANRDGRRVGDFLAGTLVTAERVPRPAEADVTMPPHLAAWAYTAELSQVGPDAAAMARQYVLRLGELTEESRHTLGSQVADVVARSVSPPPPPGTPPEDFLAAVLAERRRREEEKIAQRGSWR from the coding sequence GTGACGCATCCGGGTAGCCACGGCTACGACGAACAGACATCCCTCGTCACCGGGGAGGCTGTCGTCCTGGACCTGCGTCCCGCCGGGTTCGCCACCCGGATGGCGGCGCTGTTCTGCGACGTCATCGTCCAGCTCGCCCTGCTGCTCGGCGCCACGTTCCTGACGCTGTGGGTCTCGCAGGGGTTGGACGGGGCGGCCACGGCCGCGGTCCAGATCGGGTTGATGGTCCTGATCCTCGTGGGCTATCCGGTGGCTTTCGAGACGGCGACGCGCGGGCGTTCGCTGGGGAAGATGGCGCTGGGGCTGCGCGTCGTGGGCATGGACGGCTCGCCGGAACGGTTCCGGCAAGCGCTGGCGCGCGCGCTGGCCGCCGCGGTGGAGATATGGACCCTGTCCGGGATCCTTGCGCTGCTGTCCTCGCTGGCCAACCGGGACGGTCGGCGTGTCGGTGACTTCCTCGCCGGAACGCTCGTCACGGCGGAACGCGTGCCGCGTCCGGCGGAGGCGGACGTGACCATGCCGCCGCACCTGGCGGCGTGGGCCTACACGGCCGAACTGTCCCAGGTGGGGCCGGACGCCGCCGCTATGGCGCGGCAGTACGTCCTGCGCCTGGGCGAGCTGACCGAGGAGAGCCGGCACACGTTGGGCAGCCAGGTCGCCGATGTCGTGGCGCGTTCGGTGAGCCCGCCGCCGCCTCCCGGAACCCCGCCGGAGGACTTCCTCGCCGCCGTGCTCGCGGAGCGCCGCCGCCGCGAGGAGGAGAAGATCGCCCAGCGCGGCAGCTGGCGCTGA
- a CDS encoding stage II sporulation protein M: MDLDVFASAHRDEWNRLDRLVRKRRRLTGPEVDELVESYQRAATHLSVVRSSGQDPALAGWLSGLVARARAAVTGASTPAWRDAARFFTHTFPAVVYRLRWWWIATTVGTVAFSAALAVWLVVDPAARSALGTPEEIRAYVENDFANYYVEHPGASFAAQVWTNNVWASAQALILGAFGCLPTIAVLLLNGGNLGAAAGMMFAHGKGDIFLGLILPHGMLELTAVFVASGVGLKLGWSLIAPGPRPRLRALGEEARPAIAVALGLVVVLLVSGLIEGFVTGWVHTTWLRIGIGVVAEAAFLAYVFTLGRAAHRDGETGDIAERPQTAPVAG, translated from the coding sequence GTGGATCTCGACGTTTTCGCCTCCGCCCACCGCGACGAGTGGAACCGACTCGACCGCCTGGTGCGCAAGCGCCGCCGCCTGACCGGTCCCGAGGTGGACGAGCTGGTGGAGTCCTACCAACGGGCGGCCACCCACCTGTCGGTGGTGCGTTCCTCCGGGCAGGACCCGGCGCTGGCGGGGTGGCTGTCCGGGCTGGTAGCGCGGGCCCGCGCCGCCGTCACCGGCGCGAGCACCCCCGCCTGGCGGGACGCCGCCCGCTTCTTCACCCATACCTTCCCCGCCGTCGTGTACCGGCTGCGGTGGTGGTGGATCGCCACGACCGTGGGAACCGTGGCGTTCTCCGCCGCGCTGGCGGTGTGGCTGGTGGTGGACCCGGCCGCGCGCTCGGCCCTGGGAACCCCGGAGGAGATCCGCGCCTACGTGGAGAACGACTTCGCCAACTACTACGTGGAGCACCCCGGAGCCTCCTTCGCCGCCCAGGTGTGGACGAACAACGTGTGGGCCTCGGCCCAGGCGCTGATACTGGGAGCGTTCGGCTGTCTGCCCACGATCGCGGTACTGCTCCTCAACGGCGGGAACCTGGGCGCGGCCGCGGGGATGATGTTCGCGCACGGCAAGGGGGACATCTTCCTCGGACTGATCCTGCCGCACGGGATGCTGGAGCTGACCGCCGTGTTCGTCGCCTCCGGGGTCGGACTCAAACTCGGGTGGAGCCTGATCGCGCCCGGGCCGCGGCCGCGGCTGCGGGCCCTCGGGGAGGAGGCGCGCCCCGCAATCGCGGTGGCTCTGGGACTGGTCGTGGTGCTGCTGGTGTCGGGCCTGATCGAGGGGTTCGTCACGGGGTGGGTGCACACCACCTGGCTGCGTATCGGCATCGGCGTGGTGGCGGAGGCGGCGTTCCTGGCGTACGTGTTCACCCTCGGCCGCGCCGCCCACCGGGACGGCGAGACCGGCGACATCGCGGAACGCCCGCAGACGGCCCCGGTCGCGGGGTAA